One Mycobacteroides abscessus ATCC 19977 genomic window carries:
- a CDS encoding malate:quinone oxidoreductase: MGMSRIPRASQAHPIDADVVLIGGGIMSATLGSMLSILAPEWRIVLLERSDALATESSGPWNNAGTGHTGFCELNYMPDPGDGAQAAAIARQFHLSRQWWSYLADHALLRPDTFIHSAAHMDVVFGHRDANYLRQRYETLAADPMFSGMRFSDDPATIERWAPLVMRGRTPGGPIAATLHPEGTDVDFGALTAALTRIVTDRGGQLRLGHEVRALRQSIDGSWMVTGRNAEGGFAVRTHKVFVGAGGHALRLLQRAHLAEVRGYAVLPVGAAFLRSANAAVADAHTTKVYGQAPVGAPPMSVPHLDKRIVDGRPYVMFGPYATFSTKLLKHGRWTDFFSTVRWHNLHVIAAALLQNLALIRYLIGQVVAGPRQRMGQLRRYYPTAAPDDWELVPAGQRAQLITPDPRQVGVLRHGTELVVSADHSIAGLLGASPGASTAVPIMLDALRRCFPEQWRTTWQRTLTAAMPGAGDITWDEAAVTRSARSTARSLRLDQARPSN, encoded by the coding sequence ATGGGTATGAGCAGAATCCCGCGAGCATCCCAAGCGCACCCCATAGACGCCGACGTCGTGCTGATCGGCGGCGGAATCATGTCGGCGACCCTGGGCTCGATGCTGTCGATCCTGGCACCGGAGTGGCGAATTGTATTGCTGGAGAGGTCAGATGCGCTCGCCACGGAAAGTAGCGGCCCCTGGAACAATGCCGGCACCGGCCACACCGGTTTCTGCGAACTCAATTACATGCCCGATCCCGGCGACGGCGCCCAGGCCGCCGCGATCGCTCGCCAATTCCACCTCAGCCGGCAGTGGTGGTCGTATCTGGCGGACCACGCATTGCTACGCCCCGACACCTTCATCCACTCTGCCGCGCATATGGACGTGGTCTTCGGGCACCGCGACGCGAACTATCTGCGCCAACGCTACGAAACCCTGGCCGCGGATCCGATGTTCAGCGGAATGCGGTTCAGCGATGACCCCGCCACCATCGAACGGTGGGCGCCCTTGGTGATGCGCGGTCGCACGCCCGGCGGACCCATCGCTGCCACCTTGCACCCGGAGGGGACCGATGTCGATTTCGGGGCTCTCACCGCAGCACTGACACGTATCGTCACCGATCGCGGTGGCCAGCTCCGGTTGGGGCACGAGGTCCGCGCGCTGCGCCAGAGTATCGATGGATCCTGGATGGTGACCGGCCGAAACGCCGAGGGCGGCTTCGCGGTACGCACTCACAAGGTATTCGTGGGCGCGGGTGGGCATGCGCTACGGCTCCTGCAACGCGCGCATCTGGCCGAGGTGCGCGGATACGCCGTGCTACCCGTGGGCGCCGCGTTCCTGCGCTCGGCCAATGCCGCCGTGGCCGACGCGCACACCACCAAGGTGTACGGGCAAGCCCCCGTTGGTGCTCCCCCGATGTCAGTACCGCATCTCGACAAACGCATCGTCGACGGACGGCCGTACGTGATGTTCGGGCCGTACGCGACATTCAGCACCAAGCTGCTCAAACACGGACGATGGACCGACTTCTTCAGCACCGTGCGCTGGCACAACCTGCATGTGATCGCTGCCGCACTACTCCAGAACCTCGCCCTCATCCGATATCTGATCGGGCAGGTCGTCGCCGGCCCGCGTCAGCGGATGGGGCAGCTGCGGCGCTACTACCCCACCGCCGCGCCAGACGATTGGGAACTTGTGCCGGCGGGACAACGCGCACAACTGATCACGCCCGATCCCCGGCAGGTTGGTGTGCTTCGGCACGGCACCGAACTGGTTGTCAGCGCCGATCACAGCATCGCCGGGCTACTCGGCGCCTCCCCCGGGGCATCCACCGCGGTGCCGATCATGCTCGACGCACTGCGACGCTGCTTCCCCGAGCAATGGCGGACCACCTGGCAACGGACGCTGACCGCGGCCATGCCGGGTGCCGGAGACATCACCTGGGACGAGGCGGCGGTCACCCGTTCGGCGCGGAGTACTGCACGTTCACTGCGGCTCGATCAAGCTAGGCCGTCGAATTAG
- a CDS encoding FAD-dependent monooxygenase: protein MRVLISGASIAGPVLAFWLAHYGFEVTVIERSPAPRKSGGHAVDLFKPAMDIIEMMGILDHVEAQSAGTEVLSIHREGKRLIDLPEVLIFSAVSERHVEIMRDDLSEILYGASAPSAEYIFGDSITALTDDGAGVRVAFDRASDRRFDLVIGADGLHSHVRGLVFGPESGYSHWLGQYLAVASIPNYLDLSDRALMYPQVDKIAGMYSAAQLSDARAFFLFRTPEPLDYHHRDVGRQKALLGEVYADVGWELPRMLAEVDATDTFYMDSITQLRMDTWSKGRITLVGDAGYCPGPAVGGSTSLAVVGAYVLAGEIAAAAGDHARAYPAYEAALREYVEVSRKLALTASGTLVPKSRLGLCTLVHGARILGHLPSSLTRSLSRLVAARRINIHDTFALRDYQGLISR, encoded by the coding sequence ATGCGGGTGTTGATTTCGGGGGCGAGTATCGCGGGCCCCGTGTTGGCGTTCTGGTTGGCGCACTACGGGTTCGAGGTCACTGTCATCGAACGTTCACCCGCGCCGCGGAAGTCGGGCGGACATGCCGTGGACCTCTTCAAGCCCGCGATGGACATCATCGAGATGATGGGAATTCTCGACCACGTCGAGGCACAGAGCGCTGGCACCGAAGTCTTGTCGATACATCGCGAGGGCAAGCGGCTCATCGATCTTCCCGAGGTACTGATCTTCTCGGCCGTGTCGGAACGGCACGTCGAGATCATGCGAGATGACCTCAGCGAGATCCTGTATGGCGCCAGCGCCCCTAGCGCCGAGTACATCTTCGGCGATTCGATCACCGCCCTGACCGACGACGGCGCCGGCGTGCGAGTCGCATTCGACAGGGCCTCGGATCGACGATTCGACCTCGTCATCGGCGCCGATGGATTGCACTCACATGTGCGTGGCCTGGTATTCGGCCCGGAATCGGGGTATTCGCATTGGTTGGGCCAGTATCTCGCGGTCGCCTCCATACCCAACTATCTGGACCTGAGCGATCGCGCCCTGATGTACCCACAGGTGGACAAGATCGCCGGAATGTACAGCGCCGCACAGCTCTCTGATGCCCGGGCGTTCTTCCTCTTTCGCACACCAGAGCCCCTCGACTACCACCACCGCGATGTTGGCAGACAAAAGGCGCTGCTCGGCGAGGTGTACGCGGACGTCGGCTGGGAGCTACCCCGCATGCTCGCGGAGGTCGACGCCACCGACACCTTCTACATGGATTCGATCACCCAACTGCGCATGGATACGTGGTCCAAGGGCCGGATAACGCTCGTCGGCGACGCCGGGTACTGCCCCGGCCCGGCAGTGGGCGGAAGCACGAGCCTGGCGGTCGTCGGAGCGTATGTGCTGGCAGGGGAAATCGCGGCTGCCGCAGGTGATCACGCCAGGGCGTATCCCGCCTACGAAGCCGCACTGCGGGAGTATGTAGAGGTCAGCCGCAAACTGGCACTCACCGCATCCGGCACGCTCGTGCCCAAGAGCCGCCTTGGGCTGTGCACTCTTGTTCACGGCGCGCGAATCCTGGGACATTTGCCGTCGTCACTGACGCGCAGCCTCTCCCGACTCGTCGCCGCACGCCGGATAAATATCCACGACACGTTCGCGCTCCGCGACTACCAGGGCCTGATCAGCCGGTAG
- a CDS encoding 8-amino-7-oxononanoate synthase produces MVEASSPLAWLGEVERQREAAGLRRRLRTRSAAEPEIDLASNDYLGLSRHPQVIEAGVEALRIWGAGSTGSRLVTGNTELHEELEQELATFMGTESALVFSSGYTANLGAVVALSGPGTLIVSDARTHASLIDACRLSRARVVVTPYRDTQAVAAALAQRPEERALVLTDAVFSADGALAPLAELYGVCRRHGAVLLVDEAHGLGVRGSGGRGLVAEMNLAGRDDLVVTVTLSKALGSQGGAVLGSAAVRAHLIDAARPFIFDTGLAPAAVGSALAALRLMIDEPARIRAVLAHAAALGQWCGVPDKPESAVVPVVLGDPTVAFNAARSCLEQGVRVGCFRPPSVPEGQSLLRLTARASLTEADMERVHEVLAGVLTLARR; encoded by the coding sequence GTGGTCGAGGCATCATCACCGCTTGCCTGGTTGGGTGAGGTCGAGCGGCAACGGGAAGCTGCCGGGCTGCGTCGACGGCTGCGTACGCGCAGCGCGGCAGAACCCGAAATCGACCTGGCTTCCAATGACTACCTGGGCCTTTCCCGGCATCCGCAGGTCATCGAGGCAGGTGTCGAGGCGTTGCGGATATGGGGTGCCGGATCCACCGGCTCACGTCTGGTCACCGGTAACACCGAGCTGCATGAAGAACTCGAGCAAGAGCTCGCGACCTTCATGGGTACGGAGTCGGCGCTGGTCTTCTCCTCGGGATACACCGCCAACCTCGGGGCGGTGGTCGCCCTGTCCGGCCCGGGGACCCTCATCGTCTCCGATGCGCGCACGCATGCCTCGCTGATCGATGCCTGCCGTTTGTCGCGCGCGCGGGTGGTGGTGACCCCCTACCGCGACACGCAAGCGGTGGCGGCGGCCCTGGCGCAGCGCCCCGAAGAACGTGCGCTGGTGCTCACCGACGCGGTCTTCAGCGCCGACGGTGCGCTGGCCCCGTTGGCCGAACTGTATGGCGTGTGCCGCCGCCACGGCGCAGTGCTGCTGGTCGACGAGGCGCACGGGCTTGGTGTGCGTGGGTCGGGTGGCCGCGGTCTGGTCGCCGAAATGAACCTGGCGGGCCGGGATGACCTCGTCGTGACCGTGACGCTTTCCAAGGCGCTGGGTAGTCAGGGCGGGGCCGTGCTCGGATCGGCGGCGGTGCGTGCGCACCTCATTGACGCCGCCCGTCCGTTCATCTTCGACACTGGGCTCGCGCCCGCGGCGGTCGGGTCGGCGTTGGCGGCCCTGCGCCTGATGATCGACGAACCCGCGCGGATACGTGCTGTCCTGGCGCATGCGGCGGCGCTGGGGCAGTGGTGCGGCGTGCCCGATAAGCCGGAATCGGCGGTGGTGCCGGTGGTTCTCGGTGATCCCACGGTCGCGTTCAATGCCGCGCGGTCATGTTTGGAGCAGGGCGTTCGGGTGGGTTGTTTTCGTCCGCCCTCCGTCCCGGAAGGTCAGTCGCTGTTGCGACTGACGGCCCGCGCCTCGCTCACCGAGGCCGATATGGAACGCGTGCACGAGGTGCTTGCCGGGGTGCTGACGCTGGCGCGGCGATGA
- a CDS encoding DUF2567 domain-containing protein yields MSVSEEPQVPMSVSEEPQVPMSVSEEPQVPMSVSGQPVAVASREGAPRFSHIGAAAIVFGGLAATGVLVGVLWSFLAPGVHGAIADTRDNGRVFVHLGNQADNFFIGTTLLVGMAAVVAVIAAAAAWQWRAHRGPMMVGALTLGSLACSAVAAGVGAVLVRLRYGALDIAGASLDAGHRIKYVVQAPAVFYGHTEAQIAVTLALAPCLAAVVYMFCVVACARDDLDAWPPAPVPEYRAPVLVPPTEGANSTA; encoded by the coding sequence ATGAGCGTGAGCGAAGAGCCGCAGGTTCCGATGAGCGTGAGCGAAGAGCCGCAGGTTCCGATGAGCGTGAGCGAAGAGCCGCAGGTTCCGATGAGCGTGAGCGGGCAACCGGTGGCTGTGGCGAGCCGGGAGGGCGCGCCGCGCTTTTCGCACATTGGCGCGGCAGCGATCGTGTTCGGCGGATTGGCCGCGACCGGTGTGCTGGTGGGAGTGCTCTGGAGCTTTCTGGCCCCCGGTGTGCACGGGGCCATCGCTGACACGCGGGACAATGGTCGAGTATTTGTGCACTTGGGCAACCAGGCCGACAACTTCTTCATCGGCACCACCCTGCTTGTGGGGATGGCCGCGGTGGTCGCGGTGATCGCGGCGGCGGCGGCATGGCAGTGGCGGGCGCACCGCGGCCCGATGATGGTGGGCGCGCTCACCCTGGGATCCTTGGCCTGCTCGGCGGTGGCGGCGGGAGTCGGCGCCGTCCTGGTCCGGTTGCGTTACGGCGCATTGGATATCGCGGGCGCCTCACTGGATGCGGGACATCGGATCAAGTATGTCGTCCAGGCTCCTGCGGTGTTCTACGGTCATACGGAAGCTCAGATAGCCGTCACGCTGGCGCTGGCACCCTGCCTGGCCGCGGTGGTCTATATGTTCTGCGTAGTTGCTTGCGCCCGTGACGATCTGGATGCCTGGCCGCCTGCGCCGGTACCCGAATACCGGGCGCCCGTGCTCGTGCCGCCGACAGAAGGCGCTAATTCGACGGCCTAG
- a CDS encoding adenosylmethionine--8-amino-7-oxononanoate transaminase, which produces MTPEEVEAVDAAHLWHPYSGIGIPAAAQRPLVVTGASGPNITVVRDGRSVEVLDGMSSWWSCIHGHGHPVLDRAVTDQLASMSHVMFGGLTHEPAARLAQLLVELTPAGLETVFFCDSGSVSVEVAIKMALQYWRSLGLPAKHRLMTWRGGYHGDTFAPMSVCDPEGGMHSLWTDVLVEQIFADRVPGAYDGEYMRRFEAELTEHAAELAAVIVEPMVQGAGGMRFHDPRYLAELRAICDRHGVLLIFDEIATGFGRTGELFAADHAGVSPDIMCVGKAITGGYLTLAATLCTAKIAQTISDSPAGALMHGPTFMANPLACAVAVASIELLLSGDWKTRVARIAAGLREGLAPAADLEGVADVRVCGAIGVIDMEHPLGEQGMRIATGAALDEGVWLRPFRTLIYTMPPYICDEGEIRRITRAMVRAATAVVAGRQVR; this is translated from the coding sequence TTGACACCAGAAGAGGTCGAAGCCGTCGACGCCGCGCATTTGTGGCATCCGTATAGCGGGATCGGCATCCCCGCGGCGGCCCAGCGACCGCTGGTGGTGACAGGTGCCAGTGGCCCCAACATCACGGTCGTGCGCGATGGCCGATCCGTCGAGGTGCTTGACGGGATGAGCTCGTGGTGGTCCTGCATCCATGGTCACGGTCACCCGGTGCTGGACCGCGCGGTGACCGACCAGCTGGCCTCGATGAGCCATGTGATGTTCGGGGGCTTGACCCATGAGCCGGCAGCCCGGCTGGCTCAGCTGCTGGTCGAGCTCACACCGGCGGGGCTGGAGACGGTCTTCTTCTGCGACTCCGGATCGGTGTCGGTGGAAGTGGCGATCAAGATGGCGCTGCAATATTGGCGCAGCCTCGGACTGCCGGCCAAGCATCGGTTGATGACGTGGCGTGGCGGCTATCACGGGGACACCTTCGCGCCGATGAGTGTCTGTGATCCCGAGGGCGGCATGCACTCACTGTGGACCGACGTGCTGGTCGAGCAGATCTTTGCCGACCGTGTCCCCGGCGCCTACGACGGCGAGTACATGAGGCGTTTCGAAGCGGAGCTGACCGAACACGCTGCCGAACTTGCGGCGGTCATCGTCGAGCCCATGGTGCAGGGCGCCGGTGGGATGCGATTTCACGATCCGCGGTATCTCGCAGAGCTGCGCGCCATCTGCGACAGGCATGGTGTGCTGCTGATCTTCGACGAGATCGCCACCGGGTTCGGGCGTACCGGCGAGCTGTTCGCCGCCGACCATGCCGGGGTGAGTCCGGACATCATGTGCGTCGGCAAGGCGATCACCGGCGGCTACCTCACCCTGGCTGCCACGCTGTGTACGGCCAAGATCGCGCAGACAATCAGCGACAGCCCCGCCGGTGCGTTGATGCACGGACCGACTTTCATGGCCAATCCGTTGGCGTGCGCTGTGGCTGTCGCTTCCATCGAGCTGTTGCTGTCTGGAGACTGGAAGACTCGGGTCGCCCGGATAGCAGCGGGCCTGCGCGAGGGCCTGGCGCCCGCAGCGGATCTCGAGGGCGTCGCCGACGTGCGGGTCTGCGGGGCCATCGGCGTCATCGATATGGAGCATCCGTTGGGTGAGCAGGGCATGCGAATTGCTACGGGTGCGGCACTGGACGAGGGCGTTTGGCTGCGTCCCTTCCGAACGCTGATTTATACGATGCCGCCGTACATCTGCGACGAGGGCGAAATCCGCCGAATCACCCGTGCGATGGTCCGGGCGGCGACGGCGGTAGTAGCCGGCCGACAGGTGCGCTAA
- a CDS encoding TetR/AcrR family transcriptional regulator C-terminal domain-containing protein: MAITEPNKGRTAPPMSRLREERRALNRHDLVRRATAILDDYGIADLTMRRLARELDIAPSALYWHFANKQQLLGAVADHVLAPLAESDRRDAPWQERIDFLCSALRDALLSHKDGAELVSASFASGQTAHMITVLDRLAEAAATAGLGAVPAALAARSIVYYVLGYVADEQSRLQWDSAGALENGQSFLADGAGFADPSAQFGFGARLLVDGIGQLARQSSPIG, encoded by the coding sequence ATGGCCATCACTGAGCCAAACAAGGGGCGCACAGCCCCGCCGATGAGCCGCTTACGCGAAGAGCGTCGAGCGCTGAACCGACACGACCTGGTACGCCGGGCGACCGCGATTCTCGACGACTACGGAATCGCGGACCTCACGATGCGGCGGCTCGCTCGCGAGCTCGATATCGCACCCAGCGCGCTGTATTGGCATTTCGCGAACAAACAGCAGCTGCTCGGCGCGGTGGCCGATCACGTGCTGGCACCTTTGGCCGAGTCCGACCGCCGGGATGCGCCCTGGCAGGAACGCATCGACTTTTTGTGCTCGGCTCTTCGCGATGCACTGCTCTCCCATAAGGACGGCGCCGAACTGGTGTCGGCCAGCTTCGCGTCCGGACAGACCGCACACATGATCACCGTGCTGGATCGCCTGGCCGAGGCCGCGGCGACCGCGGGCCTGGGCGCAGTTCCCGCCGCCCTCGCCGCCCGTAGCATCGTCTATTACGTGCTCGGCTACGTCGCCGATGAGCAGTCGCGGCTGCAATGGGACTCCGCGGGCGCCCTTGAGAACGGTCAATCGTTCCTCGCGGACGGCGCGGGGTTCGCCGATCCCAGCGCGCAATTCGGTTTCGGCGCGCGCCTTCTGGTGGACGGGATCGGCCAGTTGGCCCGTCAGTCCAGTCCGATCGGTTAG
- the bioD gene encoding dethiobiotin synthase encodes MTILLVTGTSTGVGKTVATAALAAAAVRQGIDVTVCKPVQTGDDHDAGEVARLSGVTRVQTLVRYPEPLAPVASASRAGLELLDHTQMATAIVALDRPGALTLVEGAGGLLVELAADGKTLRDLAMVLDAPVLVVTTADLGTLNHTALTLEALAVQSVPCAGLVVGSFPAEPDLAQRLNRENLANQFGTPVRAVIPEGAARLMPPVFAELSIELFEPQWVAGLVA; translated from the coding sequence ATGACGATTTTGCTGGTCACCGGCACATCGACCGGGGTGGGCAAGACGGTGGCGACGGCTGCGCTGGCCGCCGCGGCTGTCCGTCAGGGCATCGACGTGACGGTGTGTAAACCCGTGCAGACCGGCGATGACCATGACGCTGGCGAGGTGGCGCGGCTCTCCGGCGTGACGCGGGTCCAGACCCTGGTGCGCTATCCCGAGCCGCTGGCCCCGGTGGCCTCGGCGTCACGGGCTGGATTGGAACTGCTGGACCACACGCAGATGGCCACTGCGATCGTTGCCCTCGATCGGCCCGGCGCCTTGACCTTGGTCGAGGGCGCTGGCGGTCTGCTGGTGGAGTTGGCGGCCGACGGCAAGACTCTTCGCGACCTCGCGATGGTCCTCGATGCCCCAGTGCTGGTGGTGACCACCGCCGATCTAGGCACCCTGAATCACACCGCCCTTACCCTGGAAGCTCTTGCCGTACAGTCGGTTCCCTGTGCAGGACTGGTGGTGGGTAGCTTTCCGGCAGAGCCCGATCTGGCGCAACGGCTCAACCGTGAAAACCTGGCGAACCAGTTCGGGACGCCCGTGCGCGCGGTGATTCCCGAGGGTGCGGCGCGGCTCATGCCCCCGGTATTCGCGGAGCTGAGTATCGAACTTTTCGAACCGCAGTGGGTCGCCGGCCTGGTCGCCTAA
- the bioB gene encoding biotin synthase BioB translates to MTETAELTAATDADVLAVAREQVLEQGVGLTQEQVLRVLQLPDDRLEELLALAHEVRMRWCGPEVEVEGIISLKTGGCPEDCHFCSQSGLFASPVRSAWLDIPSLVEAAKQTAKSGATEFCIVAAVRGPDERLLAQVAAGIEAIRNEVDIQIACSLGMLTQEQVDRLSAMGVHRYNHNLETAKSHFPNVVTTHSWEERWDTLKMVREAGMEVCCGGILGMGETLEQRAEFAANLAELEPDEVPLNFLNPRPGTPFGDLEVLPASDALRAVAAFRLALPRTMLRFAGGREITLGDLGAKQGILGGINAVIVGNYLTTLGRPAEADLELLDDLQMPIKALNSSL, encoded by the coding sequence GTGACTGAGACAGCCGAGCTGACAGCCGCGACGGACGCCGACGTATTGGCAGTCGCCCGTGAGCAGGTCTTGGAACAAGGCGTGGGCCTGACGCAGGAGCAGGTGCTGCGAGTCCTGCAACTTCCTGACGATCGCTTGGAAGAGCTGCTCGCGCTCGCTCACGAGGTGCGCATGCGCTGGTGCGGCCCGGAGGTCGAGGTTGAGGGCATCATCAGCCTCAAGACCGGCGGTTGCCCCGAGGACTGCCATTTCTGTTCGCAGTCGGGTCTGTTCGCTTCCCCGGTGCGCAGCGCGTGGCTCGACATCCCGAGCCTGGTGGAGGCCGCCAAGCAGACCGCAAAGTCCGGTGCTACCGAGTTCTGCATCGTGGCGGCGGTCCGTGGGCCCGACGAGCGTCTGCTCGCGCAGGTTGCCGCCGGTATCGAAGCCATCCGCAATGAGGTCGACATCCAGATCGCCTGCTCGCTGGGCATGCTGACACAGGAGCAGGTCGATCGTCTGTCGGCGATGGGCGTGCACCGCTACAACCACAACCTGGAGACGGCGAAGTCGCACTTCCCCAACGTGGTCACCACGCACAGCTGGGAAGAGCGTTGGGACACCCTGAAGATGGTGCGCGAGGCAGGCATGGAGGTCTGCTGTGGTGGCATCCTCGGAATGGGCGAAACCCTGGAGCAGCGCGCGGAATTCGCCGCGAACCTGGCCGAACTGGAGCCCGACGAGGTTCCGCTGAACTTCCTCAACCCGCGTCCGGGAACGCCGTTCGGTGATCTTGAGGTGCTGCCGGCATCGGACGCGCTGCGCGCGGTCGCGGCGTTCCGGCTGGCGTTGCCGCGCACCATGCTGCGGTTCGCCGGTGGACGCGAGATCACCCTGGGCGACCTGGGCGCCAAGCAGGGCATCTTGGGTGGAATCAACGCCGTCATCGTCGGCAACTACCTGACCACGCTGGGACGTCCGGCCGAGGCGGACTTGGAGCTGCTCGACGATCTGCAGATGCCGATCAAGGCTCTGAACAGCAGCCTGTGA
- a CDS encoding LysR family transcriptional regulator, with protein sequence MDQWTSQLAPQLRALVELAAHDGHMTQAALTLGIPQSSMSRRIHALQAALGVPLLIHDGRTVRLTPEARLLAARTREPLAELDHTLSEVTGDADPERGTVRFGFPLTMGSGHIPDLLAAFRHRHPGIRVLLKQAHGSELGAQLLTGDLDLAVVIPAPERLHHITIGAQHIHIAVPEDHRLAGAAQVRLRELSGETFIANPPSYNLRQLTERWCREAGYAPNVTIEVTEFSTIRELIGRGLGVALLPHDDRALPGIREIPLAGDGYHRAIALAWGTATRAAPTRRLNDFLLQHFSQAEVNSAAIRKG encoded by the coding sequence ATGGATCAGTGGACATCGCAGCTCGCGCCACAGCTGCGAGCCCTGGTGGAGCTCGCCGCCCACGACGGGCACATGACCCAGGCGGCGCTCACATTGGGTATTCCGCAGTCGTCGATGAGCCGGCGTATTCACGCATTGCAGGCGGCGCTGGGAGTGCCGCTGCTCATTCACGACGGCAGAACGGTGCGCCTTACCCCGGAGGCTCGTCTGCTTGCGGCCCGGACTCGCGAGCCGCTGGCCGAACTCGATCACACACTCTCGGAGGTGACGGGGGACGCCGACCCAGAGCGCGGCACCGTCCGCTTCGGATTCCCGCTGACGATGGGGTCAGGTCACATCCCCGATCTGCTGGCTGCCTTCCGGCATCGGCACCCCGGCATCCGCGTGCTGCTCAAGCAGGCCCACGGCAGCGAACTCGGTGCGCAGCTGCTCACCGGCGACCTGGACCTTGCCGTCGTGATACCGGCGCCAGAACGATTGCACCACATCACGATAGGTGCCCAGCACATACACATCGCCGTTCCCGAAGACCATCGATTGGCCGGCGCCGCGCAGGTGCGGCTCCGCGAATTGTCCGGTGAGACCTTCATCGCCAATCCGCCCAGCTACAACCTGCGCCAGCTCACCGAGCGGTGGTGCCGCGAAGCGGGATATGCCCCCAATGTCACGATCGAGGTAACGGAGTTCAGCACCATCCGCGAGCTCATCGGCCGGGGGCTCGGCGTGGCGCTGCTCCCGCACGATGATCGCGCACTCCCCGGAATACGCGAGATACCGCTCGCGGGGGACGGTTACCACCGCGCCATTGCCCTGGCCTGGGGCACAGCCACCCGTGCGGCACCCACGAGGCGCCTCAATGACTTCCTGCTCCAACACTTCTCGCAAGCCGAAGTCAACAGCGCCGCGATCCGGAAGGGCTAG